Proteins from a single region of Chloroflexota bacterium:
- a CDS encoding 2-oxo acid dehydrogenase subunit E2, which yields MATPVIMPKTGMTQETGTIVQWFYKEGDHVEKGEPLLEVMTDKVNLQVEAPASGVLKGIKAFPNDVVPVTQVIAYITEPGEEIVAERAAVAPSAEVVAEVERHEPVVESKAKATPGVPEKIKATPVARRLAREHGIDLAKIAGKGPGGAITKADVLQAAERPAAPVPLPVREAKAIPLVGRRRIIAERMQQSAREAPHIALSIEVDMSAAEKARYGASYTALLVHVVARVLRKHPLLNSTLQGDQIVLLDDINIGVAVATDEGLIVPVVKNADTKLLADIDAEINELTRRARAGKLTLDDVTGGTFTISNLGMFGIPYFRAIINPPEAAILAVGAIVKRPVVIDDGIHIRPIMTLTVSADHRILDGVAVANFLQELKVTLERLA from the coding sequence TTGGCTACACCAGTCATTATGCCCAAGACAGGCATGACACAAGAAACAGGCACGATCGTGCAGTGGTTCTATAAAGAAGGAGACCATGTGGAAAAAGGTGAGCCTCTTTTGGAAGTGATGACCGATAAGGTCAACTTACAAGTCGAGGCGCCTGCTTCCGGGGTGCTGAAAGGAATCAAAGCTTTCCCCAACGATGTCGTGCCAGTCACGCAAGTCATTGCCTACATTACAGAGCCTGGTGAGGAAATCGTTGCTGAGCGAGCAGCTGTTGCTCCATCAGCAGAGGTAGTGGCCGAGGTCGAAAGACACGAGCCTGTAGTGGAGTCCAAGGCGAAAGCGACTCCGGGGGTTCCAGAGAAAATCAAAGCCACCCCAGTGGCGCGTCGGTTAGCGAGGGAACATGGCATAGATTTGGCCAAAATCGCCGGAAAGGGTCCGGGTGGCGCCATCACCAAAGCCGATGTTCTGCAGGCTGCAGAACGCCCTGCAGCACCAGTGCCTTTGCCTGTGCGCGAAGCAAAGGCTATTCCTCTCGTTGGTCGGCGACGGATCATTGCCGAACGCATGCAGCAAAGCGCACGAGAAGCTCCACATATCGCCCTCTCGATTGAGGTGGATATGAGCGCAGCAGAAAAGGCACGCTATGGTGCTTCCTATACTGCTTTGCTTGTTCACGTTGTGGCTCGTGTGCTGCGCAAGCATCCTCTCTTGAATTCAACGCTGCAGGGCGATCAAATTGTGCTGCTGGATGATATCAACATCGGCGTGGCTGTGGCTACTGACGAGGGATTGATCGTCCCAGTGGTTAAAAATGCAGATACCAAACTGCTGGCAGACATTGATGCCGAGATCAATGAGTTGACCAGACGAGCGCGTGCCGGCAAGCTCACCTTGGATGATGTCACCGGCGGCACATTCACTATCTCCAATCTGGGCATGTTTGGTATACCTTATTTCCGCGCGATCATTAACCCCCCCGAAGCCGCTATTTTGGCTGTCGGAGCAATTGTAAAACGGCCGGTAGTTATTGACGATGGAATCCACATTCGGCCAATCATGACTCTCACCGTCTCCGCTGACCACCGTATTTTGGATGGTGTGGCAGTGGCCAATTTCCTACAAGAGCTCAAGGTCACGCTGGAAAGATTGGCTTAA
- a CDS encoding metal-dependent transcriptional regulator, protein MMDNPSALSENIQMYLVNILRLGAQGQPVPLSQLAAVLAVSPISVNQMCRKLQDEGLVTYIPYKGVSISPAGKQLAARILRSHRLWEVFLVEHLQIGWEKAHETACRLEHDTPDEVIERLDAFLNRPRFNPQGEPIPTPSGEFTLALVSPLTDLKAGQMGSYVRCTADEETCAFLAAQGLRPGASLRVLAVALDSILVEVNGKRVALDRSVAATLQVEQEEQKTGGTHS, encoded by the coding sequence ATGATGGACAACCCTTCGGCGTTAAGTGAAAACATCCAAATGTACCTGGTCAATATCCTTCGTCTGGGGGCACAAGGACAGCCTGTCCCCCTCTCCCAACTGGCTGCAGTACTGGCAGTTTCTCCCATCTCTGTCAACCAAATGTGCCGCAAGTTACAGGACGAAGGGCTGGTGACTTATATCCCCTACAAGGGCGTCTCCATCAGCCCAGCCGGGAAGCAACTAGCGGCGCGTATCCTGCGGAGCCATCGCCTGTGGGAGGTCTTCTTAGTGGAGCATTTGCAGATAGGCTGGGAAAAAGCCCACGAAACTGCCTGCCGACTGGAGCACGATACACCAGATGAGGTCATTGAGCGCTTGGATGCGTTTCTAAACCGGCCCCGCTTCAATCCACAAGGCGAACCCATTCCCACCCCCTCAGGCGAGTTCACCTTGGCTCTCGTAAGCCCGCTAACAGATCTCAAGGCAGGACAGATGGGAAGCTATGTCCGCTGTACAGCGGATGAGGAGACCTGTGCCTTTCTAGCTGCCCAAGGGCTGCGGCCTGGTGCTTCTTTGCGCGTATTGGCTGTTGCACTAGATAGCATTTTGGTCGAAGTCAACGGCAAAAGAGTAGCCTTGGATCGC